The Nomia melanderi isolate GNS246 chromosome 6, iyNomMela1, whole genome shotgun sequence genomic sequence GAAACGTTGTTCAGGACAATTAGTACTCGTGGTCATTCTTACCTTTCAAAGTGAGAAGTatgtaaaatgttatataagttttatcatttcaaaataattgtatttttcaacaatttacagcttaaatagaatagaaatgtctttttatatatttatgtattattttcctttaaaatatATGATAGCTGTCAGTGTTCTGTAAATTTGGTTATGTCTTGTTatttaattcagtgaatttaCTTTTTTgcagaattcatttaaaatggGTAAAACATTTGGAGAGCTTGCAAAAGTTTCTGGAGTCACATTCTTTCGGCTCAGTCCATATGAGCAGAAGCCATTTGCTGGAGTGCTCACAAACGGAGTGCGAAATACAATACGCAGGTTTAATGATTCTATGGTAACATTTGTACCTTGTAAGTACTTTTCTATCAATTAATATTCtgatacttttataaatttcattaccttcaataataataaaataaatgcattATGCCTACCTTACacagtaataaataaagtagtataatagaaaatgataaatgaattatatgtttatactTATGTTTTAGTTGGTCTTATGACTTACATGCTTATGGAATGGGCAGATGACGAATATCATAAGAGCCAGCGTAAAAACCCAGCAGATTTTGCAAATGACAAGTAAAATATATGTCAATAATTAATAGCAAACAAAGTACATGTAATTTTAAGTTAGAATAAAATTAACCACACGTAATGTATTGctttgttatttcatttttgtaacacaagtaaaacaatattattatatgtttacatataaatattatctaaatggcaatattttaagtaaactttttaatatttcaaatcacactaagcataaatattttgaaacaaattaaagcAAATATAAACTTTTTATACACGCCAACTAAACACAAACAGTACAAAGAAGAGcattcttcttttaaatattttcatttttttgttaaatgaatttttttttaattatgaacactaataaatataacaattcatgataaaaaataaaattagttgGTTTCCTCCTTTTTAGATGAAAAAGTTAATTATTGCCAGAAATCAGAAACAAAAGTTTTCAAAGTATATTGCATACAATTGATTAATGCACTGTTTACCGTAAAATACTAACTAATCAACAGGTGTTGCCCATCCTAttccaataaaaattctatatattcgTTTGTTGTAACGAGTAGTTTCATTGGTTCTTGATGCAAGTCATCGGATTTCTTCGGGATTTCCGTGACATCATCCAATCGGTAAAGGTACTTCTCCCTCTGTActcttcattttcatattttcgaaatattcgcaTTAAAGTATTATAACCTCCTTAGCGCAAtggtaaaaattgatataatatacaataattttttccaCATATTATAATTCAAGATAAAATGTTTGCAgtgcttttttaaaaaaaaatatactaaataaGTTCAGGTATCATCATTCATATGTAACCGAATATACGACTACTTCCTATATTTcacatgaaaattttaaacaacaatGTAAGATCTTAGAGACTTTTCAACAAATTGTATAATACTGTTGTAATTAAAATCTCGATTAATTCGTAATTCAAttctaagttttataataacataGTGGCTTCAATGTTTCTAGTATTATTTTGGCAACGCCAGAATTTCTTTCTTCTGCCTTCCTTTTCAATTCGCACGATATAGAAGATTGTAATGTCGAGaaactttaattattcattattcttcgCCAATTACTCCACGATCACGGCATTTTCCCAAGGCGTGAATACGTCCCTGTTACACCGTGTCGAAAGTATCCGATTC encodes the following:
- the UQCR-Q gene encoding ubiquinol-cytochrome c reductase ubiquinone-binding protein, which codes for MGKTFGELAKVSGVTFFRLSPYEQKPFAGVLTNGVRNTIRRFNDSMVTFVPFGLMTYMLMEWADDEYHKSQRKNPADFANDK